In Chitinophaga sp. HK235, a single window of DNA contains:
- a CDS encoding glycoside hydrolase family 2 protein, whose protein sequence is MMKNNLLLALSLGLVSTAYAQQNEWKIAGEKITSPWSEKVSPAAVLPEYPRPQLVRDNWKNLNGLWQYTVSEKNAPAPQSWQGKILVPFAIESALSGVGRTVGKDSLLWYHTSITLPAAMKGKKVLLHFGAVDWRATVYVNGKEAGSHEGGFDPFSFDITPFLKKGAQEITVRVWDPTDDGPQPRGKQVKKPEGIWYTPVTGIWQTVWVEAVADTYIAATRQTPDIDREELTVEADIAGRQPGDMVKVTALDGNKEIASGNFDGQALKLKVPAPRLWSPESPFLYDLRYTITRKGKVIDEVKSYFAMRKSSIGKDNNGIQRMLLNNRFVFQFGPLDQGWWPDGLYTAPTDEALQYDIVQTKAMGFNMIRKHIKVEPARWYYYCDKLGMLVWQDMPSGDLGNGWETRPGIIGRATDKDRSPASETYYRKEWNAIINTLYNHPSIIVWTPFNEAWGQFKTMDIAAWTMQKDPSRLVNTASGGNFFPIGPIIDLHNYPEPAMPDPAIYGHDRAIVLGEYGGLGLAVDGHVWQQKDNWGYQSFKNADELFKRYTVFTDRLEILIRQGLSAAVYTQTTDVEVEINGLMTYDRKVQKVPAEKLRAVSNKLYNPALVNLKP, encoded by the coding sequence ATGATGAAAAACAATCTGTTACTGGCTTTATCCCTTGGATTGGTATCAACAGCCTATGCACAACAAAACGAATGGAAAATCGCCGGCGAAAAAATTACTTCGCCCTGGAGTGAAAAAGTATCTCCGGCGGCGGTATTACCTGAATACCCAAGGCCACAGCTGGTCCGCGACAACTGGAAAAATCTGAACGGCCTGTGGCAGTATACTGTCAGCGAAAAAAATGCGCCTGCTCCGCAAAGCTGGCAGGGAAAGATACTGGTGCCTTTTGCGATAGAGTCTGCACTTTCCGGCGTAGGCCGTACCGTAGGCAAAGACAGCCTGCTGTGGTATCATACCAGTATCACGCTGCCGGCTGCCATGAAAGGCAAAAAAGTGCTGCTGCATTTTGGTGCCGTGGATTGGCGTGCAACCGTGTACGTGAATGGTAAAGAAGCAGGCAGTCATGAAGGAGGCTTCGATCCCTTTTCTTTCGATATCACTCCCTTCCTGAAAAAAGGTGCTCAGGAAATCACCGTCCGTGTATGGGATCCTACTGATGATGGTCCGCAGCCCAGAGGCAAACAGGTGAAGAAGCCCGAGGGGATCTGGTATACGCCCGTTACCGGCATCTGGCAAACCGTTTGGGTGGAAGCAGTGGCAGATACCTATATCGCTGCTACCAGACAAACACCCGACATAGATCGGGAAGAGCTGACGGTAGAAGCAGACATCGCCGGCCGTCAGCCGGGAGATATGGTGAAAGTGACAGCCCTCGATGGCAATAAGGAAATCGCTTCCGGTAATTTCGACGGACAAGCCCTGAAACTGAAAGTGCCCGCACCCAGATTATGGTCACCGGAATCACCCTTCCTGTATGATCTCCGCTATACCATCACCCGCAAAGGCAAAGTGATCGATGAAGTGAAAAGTTATTTCGCCATGCGTAAATCATCGATAGGAAAAGACAATAACGGCATACAACGTATGCTGCTCAATAACCGCTTTGTATTTCAGTTTGGTCCGCTGGACCAGGGCTGGTGGCCCGACGGCCTGTATACCGCGCCTACAGATGAAGCGCTGCAATACGATATCGTACAAACCAAAGCCATGGGCTTTAACATGATCCGCAAACATATCAAGGTAGAGCCGGCCCGCTGGTATTATTACTGTGATAAACTGGGCATGCTGGTATGGCAGGATATGCCCAGCGGCGACCTGGGCAACGGCTGGGAAACCCGCCCCGGTATCATCGGCAGGGCTACCGATAAAGACCGTTCTCCCGCTTCGGAAACTTATTATCGCAAGGAATGGAACGCAATCATCAACACCCTGTACAATCATCCTTCCATCATCGTCTGGACACCGTTCAACGAAGCCTGGGGCCAGTTTAAAACCATGGATATTGCAGCATGGACGATGCAGAAAGATCCTTCCCGCCTCGTGAATACCGCCAGTGGTGGCAACTTTTTCCCCATCGGGCCTATCATCGACCTGCATAACTATCCGGAGCCTGCTATGCCGGACCCGGCTATCTATGGACATGACAGGGCTATTGTACTGGGAGAATACGGAGGCCTGGGTTTAGCAGTAGATGGACATGTATGGCAACAGAAAGATAACTGGGGATACCAATCCTTTAAAAATGCAGATGAGTTGTTTAAACGTTACACCGTCTTTACAGACCGGCTGGAAATATTGATCAGACAAGGACTCTCAGCTGCCGTATACACACAGACCACCGACGTGGAAGTGGAAATAAACGGCCTGATGACCTACGACCGTAAGGTACAAAAAGTACCGGCGGAGAAATTGAGAGCAGTGAGCAATAAGTTATACAACCCGGCACTGGTGAACCTTAAACCATAA
- a CDS encoding two-component regulator propeller domain-containing protein, which yields MRPRYTVLLLLLLAGFYVSGQSVNFIHYQVENGLSNNAVICSWQDRQGFMWFGTKDGLNRFDGYTFRVFRHDPQQPGSIGSNYISVIWEDDDGMLYVGTDKGLYVYHPATEQFRMLPLQQGIIIAIDKDLDGNIWISDDLKIYRYHPHTGRLEAPSHYPSANSLCRAADGRIWITTPQGQIAHYDHQTDRFVSFSLFDHSPVPTSTWITTITATGADTILVGTTSQGVKLFNTRTHTYQDILTHTTEGTGTYVRDFLRRSADEYWVATESGIYIYHPSNGKYINLRKKYNDPYSLSDNAVYTLYRDREGGIWAGTYFGGVNYFTEPYTAFEKFFPRTGENSLGGNAVREICPDRYGQLWIGTEDGGLNKMDVRSGNITRIQPIPGGGGLSHTNLHGLLVTGDTLWIGTFEHGLDLMNVRTGKFLRHYAAGSGPLDLHSNFIYSIMQTRQGEVLLCTSRGLYRYDRAQNGFSPVTAVPENLFYTCVYEDSEGTLWAGTVRNGVYYFHPRTGRTGSYQFNAADTSSLAHNRVDHILEDSRRQLWFTTEAGLCRLDKASDRFTRYTTRNGLLSNMTYNLLEDDEHHLWITTSKGLARLTPSTGAIKIYTKANGLLNDQFNYNSAYKDSCGNLYFGSVKGMIRFNPGSVQTGDYLPPVYITGIQVYNKPLLPGGSILPHATNYTDTITLAYDQSSFSIDFAALCFTSPEMTQYAYKMEGLDQDWIFLETNRKAVFTKLAPGTYRFLVKAATSNGQWSTSPRQLTVRVLPPFWASYPAYALYLLTLCGLVWGIIVYFLRRSKQRQQRRMELFEHEKEKELYQAKIEFFTHIAHEIRTPLTLIKGPMEKVIGQSAAVPQVQKNLQIMERNTNRLLDLTNQLLDFRSTEINGYRLNFVKAAIPALLQEIHLQFIPAAEQKDIHFHIAVPVESFFAYIDIEAFNKILSNLVSNALKYAAQEVYIELLSAADTAETFIIRISNDGTPVPSEMKEKIFEPFFRGKAAANQPGTGLGLSIARSLALLHQGTLELQYTDAGHNVFVLTLPVHQEIEFNLSKWKRRS from the coding sequence TTGCGGCCACGTTATACCGTCTTATTATTACTGTTGCTTGCCGGCTTTTATGTGTCTGGTCAGTCTGTTAATTTCATCCACTACCAGGTGGAGAACGGGCTGTCCAACAATGCGGTGATCTGTTCCTGGCAGGACAGGCAGGGTTTTATGTGGTTTGGTACCAAGGATGGGCTCAACAGATTTGACGGTTATACCTTCCGGGTGTTCCGCCACGATCCGCAACAGCCTGGCAGTATCGGCAGCAACTATATATCGGTGATATGGGAAGATGATGATGGTATGCTGTATGTAGGCACCGATAAGGGTTTATATGTTTATCATCCGGCCACGGAGCAGTTCCGGATGCTGCCCTTACAACAGGGCATTATCATAGCGATAGATAAAGACCTGGACGGCAACATCTGGATCAGCGATGACCTGAAGATATACCGTTACCATCCGCATACCGGGCGGCTGGAAGCACCTTCTCACTACCCTTCGGCCAACTCCCTGTGCAGGGCTGCTGATGGCCGCATATGGATCACCACTCCGCAAGGACAGATCGCCCATTATGATCACCAGACCGATCGGTTTGTTTCTTTTTCCCTGTTCGATCATTCTCCGGTACCTACCTCCACCTGGATTACTACCATAACAGCTACCGGCGCCGATACCATCCTGGTGGGCACTACCAGCCAGGGCGTCAAACTCTTTAACACCCGCACCCATACCTATCAGGATATACTCACCCATACCACAGAAGGCACGGGCACGTATGTACGCGATTTCCTGCGCCGCAGTGCCGATGAATACTGGGTAGCCACCGAAAGCGGTATCTACATCTATCATCCATCCAACGGAAAATATATCAACCTCCGGAAAAAATATAACGATCCCTACTCCCTCTCAGACAACGCCGTATACACGCTTTACCGCGACCGTGAAGGCGGCATCTGGGCCGGTACCTACTTTGGTGGTGTCAACTACTTTACAGAACCCTATACCGCCTTCGAAAAATTTTTTCCCCGTACCGGCGAAAACTCACTGGGCGGCAATGCAGTGAGGGAGATATGCCCCGACCGATACGGGCAGCTGTGGATAGGCACAGAAGACGGAGGGCTCAACAAAATGGATGTCCGCAGTGGCAACATCACCCGCATCCAGCCAATACCCGGTGGTGGCGGGTTGTCGCATACCAATCTGCACGGGCTGCTCGTCACCGGTGATACCCTCTGGATCGGCACTTTCGAACATGGACTGGACCTGATGAATGTTCGTACCGGCAAATTCCTGCGGCACTATGCCGCCGGCAGCGGCCCGCTGGACCTACACAGCAATTTCATCTACAGCATTATGCAAACCAGGCAGGGAGAGGTGTTGCTCTGCACTTCGAGGGGGCTTTACCGTTATGATCGTGCGCAAAATGGCTTTTCTCCCGTAACAGCAGTACCGGAAAACCTTTTCTACACCTGTGTGTATGAAGACAGTGAAGGCACGCTCTGGGCGGGGACTGTACGCAACGGCGTGTATTATTTCCATCCCCGTACCGGCCGTACAGGCAGTTATCAGTTTAATGCTGCAGATACCAGCAGCCTCGCTCACAACCGAGTAGACCATATACTGGAAGACAGCCGGCGCCAGCTCTGGTTTACCACTGAAGCCGGCCTTTGCCGCCTGGACAAAGCATCCGACCGGTTTACCCGCTATACTACCCGCAACGGCCTGCTGAGCAACATGACTTACAATCTTCTGGAAGATGATGAACACCATCTGTGGATCACCACTTCCAAAGGGCTTGCCCGTCTCACTCCTTCTACCGGCGCTATAAAAATATATACCAAAGCCAACGGACTGCTCAACGATCAGTTCAACTACAACTCCGCCTATAAAGACAGCTGCGGCAACCTGTACTTCGGCAGTGTAAAAGGTATGATCCGCTTCAATCCCGGCAGTGTACAAACAGGCGATTATCTGCCGCCGGTTTACATCACCGGCATTCAGGTATATAACAAACCGTTACTGCCCGGAGGATCTATACTACCGCATGCTACCAACTATACCGACACCATCACGCTGGCCTATGACCAATCTTCCTTCAGTATCGACTTCGCTGCATTGTGTTTCACTTCTCCCGAAATGACACAATACGCCTACAAAATGGAAGGGCTGGATCAGGACTGGATCTTCCTGGAAACCAATCGCAAGGCCGTCTTCACCAAACTGGCACCCGGCACCTATCGCTTTCTCGTGAAAGCCGCTACCAGCAACGGACAATGGAGTACTTCGCCCCGGCAGCTGACCGTCCGGGTGCTGCCGCCTTTCTGGGCCAGTTATCCGGCCTATGCGTTGTATCTACTCACACTATGCGGTCTTGTCTGGGGTATCATTGTCTATTTCCTCCGTCGCTCCAAACAACGGCAGCAGCGCAGAATGGAACTGTTTGAACATGAGAAGGAAAAAGAACTGTATCAGGCCAAAATAGAATTCTTCACCCATATCGCCCACGAAATCCGGACACCACTGACCCTTATCAAAGGCCCTATGGAAAAGGTTATCGGACAATCTGCCGCCGTGCCCCAGGTACAAAAAAACCTGCAGATCATGGAACGCAATACCAACCGGCTGCTCGACCTCACCAATCAGCTGCTCGATTTCCGTAGCACCGAAATCAACGGCTACCGGCTCAATTTCGTGAAAGCTGCTATCCCTGCATTATTACAGGAGATACATCTGCAGTTTATCCCGGCAGCTGAACAAAAGGATATTCATTTTCATATAGCCGTTCCCGTTGAATCTTTTTTTGCTTATATAGATATAGAAGCGTTTAACAAGATATTGAGCAATCTTGTAAGCAATGCCCTCAAATACGCTGCACAAGAGGTATACATCGAGTTGCTGTCTGCAGCTGATACCGCCGAAACATTCATCATCAGGATCAGTAATGATGGAACTCCTGTTCCTTCGGAGATGAAAGAAAAGATCTTTGAACCCTTTTTCAGGGGTAAAGCAGCAGCCAATCAGCCAGGCACAGGCCTGGGACTGTCTATTGCGCGGTCGCTTGCCCTGCTGCACCAGGGCACGCTGGAACTGCAATACACCGACGCAGGGCACAATGTATTTGTACTGACCCTGCCAGTACATCAGGAAATAGAATTTAATCTCAGTAAATGGAAAAGACGATCATAA
- a CDS encoding response regulator: protein MEKTIITKAQLLLVDDNEEILDFIADDLGDKYHITTAPDGATALRILQDTVIQLVISDVMMPVMDGFELCRRIKSDVALSHIPVVLLTARNTLQSKIEGLELGADAYIEKPFSPAHLEAQIASLLNNRKKIRDYFASSPAVHIRSMAISRADEAFLDKLQEIILQHLTDVNLDVEVLADKMNMSRPTLYRKIKVISDLTPHELINLTRLKKAAVLLDSGYYKVNEAAEMTGFASLNNFSRNFQKQFGMLPSAYITKNNT, encoded by the coding sequence ATGGAAAAGACGATCATAACCAAAGCACAGCTGCTGCTGGTAGATGACAACGAAGAGATACTCGACTTCATTGCCGACGATCTGGGAGATAAATATCATATCACTACAGCGCCCGATGGCGCCACTGCCTTGCGTATCCTGCAGGACACCGTGATACAGCTGGTGATCAGTGATGTGATGATGCCTGTGATGGATGGTTTTGAACTTTGCCGCCGCATCAAGTCGGATGTGGCGCTCAGCCATATTCCGGTAGTCCTGCTGACGGCCCGTAATACCCTGCAGTCCAAAATAGAAGGCCTGGAACTGGGTGCAGACGCCTATATCGAAAAACCCTTCTCCCCTGCGCATCTGGAAGCACAGATTGCCAGCTTACTGAACAATCGAAAAAAAATAAGAGATTATTTTGCCAGTTCACCTGCAGTCCATATCCGCAGTATGGCTATTTCCAGGGCTGATGAGGCTTTCCTCGACAAGCTGCAGGAGATCATTCTCCAGCATCTCACCGATGTCAACCTGGATGTGGAAGTGCTGGCAGATAAAATGAATATGAGCCGCCCCACGCTGTACCGTAAAATAAAAGTGATCTCTGACCTCACGCCTCATGAGCTGATCAACCTCACCCGCTTAAAAAAGGCAGCTGTTCTACTCGACAGTGGCTACTATAAAGTCAATGAGGCCGCTGAAATGACAGGGTTTGCCTCCCTCAATAATTTCAGCCGTAACTTTCAAAAGCAGTTCGGGATGCTGCCTTCAGCCTATATTACAAAAAATAATACCTGA
- a CDS encoding class I SAM-dependent methyltransferase, whose translation MSQYDHIANSYRAIAESIPYRGPEWYSLYTRLGSLIGKSVLDLGCGDGMSSRRLKSWGAARVVGVDVSEEMIRLARLTEQEQNNGVEYVLADVATMGRIGTFDVVTASYLLHYAISRTQLEQIARSVYENLRPGQSFITSNLNPQQPAVPSLFLPEHKLHFKLISGLLEEGSTIRCTLLSDGQEVSFDTYWYSWKTYQEVFRAAGFVSCELEPYIISAEEEKKYPPGFWDVYHARPWVIQLICRKNG comes from the coding sequence ATGAGCCAGTATGATCATATCGCCAACTCCTACAGGGCTATTGCTGAATCTATTCCCTACCGTGGCCCCGAATGGTATTCGCTGTATACAAGACTGGGCAGCCTGATCGGCAAATCGGTACTGGACCTGGGTTGCGGCGATGGTATGAGCAGCCGCCGTCTTAAAAGCTGGGGCGCAGCGCGGGTAGTGGGAGTAGATGTTTCGGAAGAAATGATCCGGTTGGCACGCCTCACCGAACAGGAGCAGAACAACGGTGTGGAATACGTACTCGCCGATGTTGCCACCATGGGCCGTATCGGTACCTTCGATGTGGTAACCGCCTCCTACCTGCTGCACTACGCTATCAGCCGTACACAGCTGGAGCAAATAGCCCGGTCTGTTTATGAGAACCTCCGGCCGGGACAAAGTTTTATCACCAGCAATTTAAATCCGCAGCAACCGGCGGTGCCTTCTCTGTTCCTGCCGGAACACAAACTGCATTTTAAGCTGATATCCGGACTGCTGGAGGAAGGGAGCACTATTCGCTGTACCCTCCTCAGCGATGGACAGGAAGTCAGCTTTGATACCTACTGGTACAGCTGGAAAACCTATCAGGAAGTTTTTCGTGCTGCCGGTTTTGTATCCTGCGAGCTGGAACCCTACATCATTTCAGCCGAAGAAGAAAAAAAATATCCGCCGGGGTTCTGGGATGTTTATCATGCCCGGCCCTGGGTAATACAGCTGATCTGCAGAAAAAACGGATGA
- a CDS encoding cation:proton antiporter — translation MHLPKLIIDLALILGAAGIITLLFRRLKQPMVLGYIIAGFLVGPNFHLFPSISDGESVKIWSEIGVIFLLFSLGLEFSFKKLMRVGGTAAITAFVEIACITVAGYFTGQLMGWSTMDSLFLGGLLASSSTTIIIRAFEELGIKQKPFTKIVFGVLVIEDIVVILLMVLLSTMAVSKQFEGTQMLFTIAKLMFFLAVWFLAGIFLLPTFLKKMEKYMNSETLLILSIALCLGMVILATQVGFSAELGAFIMGSIIAETTSSEKVEHLIQPVKDLFGAIFFVSVGMLINPEMIVEYRWPVLWITLLTIFGKFFSTTFGALVSGRPLKESVQVGMSMAQVGEFAFIIATLGVTLGVTSEFLFPVAVGVSAITTFTTPYMIKFSAPLYNWLENIIPGKWLAALNRYSASSQTLQAESDWRTVLNAYLKVIILNSVILIAIILFNTYYVWPFVAKYVNSQLLAKLIAVVIAIVMMGPFISALTIKKVHGIAYKALWLDSKYNRGPLVVVEVIRNVIAVLLVGFLLRQFFPFWPALLGTLLVMLVVLLALRQQLQKYYSRIEHRFLSNLNAREEAVAAAKKAQAADLLPWDAQVSELEINPWSALIDRPLVDLQLREKYGINVGAIKRGNVTIYAPTRDEKLFPHDIITAIGTEAQLEEFNRVVNTLNVERSDDVANDNVGLTSIVVDEHNGLKGQTIRSSGIRERTSALVVGIARGSNRILNPPSDMPFEWEDVVWLVGDRKKIAEFNRP, via the coding sequence ATGCATCTACCGAAATTGATTATTGACCTGGCATTGATCTTAGGAGCGGCGGGTATTATTACTTTATTATTCAGGCGACTGAAGCAGCCTATGGTATTAGGTTACATCATCGCCGGCTTTCTGGTGGGGCCTAACTTCCATCTTTTCCCCTCCATCAGTGACGGGGAGAGTGTTAAAATATGGTCTGAGATCGGTGTGATCTTCCTGTTGTTTTCACTGGGACTGGAATTCAGTTTCAAAAAGCTGATGCGTGTAGGAGGCACGGCCGCTATTACCGCCTTTGTGGAAATTGCCTGTATCACGGTGGCGGGTTATTTCACCGGACAGCTGATGGGCTGGAGTACGATGGACAGCCTGTTCCTGGGTGGTTTGCTGGCCAGTTCGTCCACCACCATTATCATCAGGGCTTTTGAAGAACTGGGTATCAAACAAAAACCTTTTACCAAAATTGTTTTCGGGGTACTGGTGATAGAAGATATTGTGGTGATCCTGCTGATGGTGTTGCTTTCCACGATGGCCGTCAGCAAACAGTTTGAAGGCACACAAATGTTGTTTACCATCGCCAAACTGATGTTTTTCCTGGCGGTATGGTTCCTGGCAGGTATTTTCCTGCTGCCTACTTTTTTGAAGAAGATGGAGAAATATATGAACAGTGAAACACTGCTCATTTTAAGTATTGCCCTTTGCCTGGGCATGGTGATCCTGGCTACACAGGTAGGATTTTCTGCAGAACTGGGCGCATTTATCATGGGGTCCATCATAGCGGAGACTACCTCCTCCGAAAAAGTAGAGCACCTTATTCAGCCTGTAAAGGACCTTTTCGGCGCTATTTTCTTTGTGTCTGTAGGTATGCTCATCAATCCGGAGATGATCGTGGAATACCGCTGGCCGGTATTATGGATCACATTGCTGACCATCTTCGGCAAATTCTTCAGCACCACCTTCGGTGCGCTGGTGTCCGGCCGCCCACTCAAGGAATCGGTGCAGGTGGGCATGAGTATGGCACAGGTAGGGGAATTTGCCTTTATCATTGCCACACTGGGCGTAACGCTAGGTGTTACCAGCGAATTCCTCTTCCCCGTGGCCGTAGGTGTTTCTGCTATCACGACTTTTACCACACCTTACATGATCAAATTTTCCGCACCGCTGTACAACTGGCTGGAAAATATCATCCCGGGGAAATGGCTGGCAGCGCTCAACCGCTACTCTGCCAGCTCTCAAACCCTGCAGGCTGAAAGTGACTGGCGCACCGTACTCAACGCCTATCTGAAAGTCATCATCCTCAACAGTGTAATCCTCATCGCTATCATCCTGTTCAACACCTACTATGTATGGCCGTTCGTTGCAAAATATGTGAATAGCCAGCTGCTGGCCAAACTGATAGCGGTAGTCATTGCCATTGTTATGATGGGGCCTTTTATTTCAGCACTTACCATCAAAAAGGTGCACGGCATCGCCTACAAAGCGCTCTGGCTCGACTCCAAATATAACCGGGGCCCGCTGGTAGTGGTGGAAGTGATCCGTAACGTGATCGCTGTACTGCTGGTAGGTTTCCTGTTGAGGCAGTTTTTCCCTTTCTGGCCGGCATTGCTGGGCACATTGCTGGTGATGCTGGTGGTATTGCTGGCATTAAGGCAACAGCTACAGAAATATTACAGCCGTATCGAACATCGCTTCCTGTCTAACCTGAACGCCCGTGAAGAGGCCGTTGCCGCCGCTAAAAAAGCCCAGGCTGCTGATCTGCTACCCTGGGACGCCCAGGTATCCGAACTGGAAATCAATCCATGGTCTGCCCTGATAGACAGGCCCCTGGTGGATCTCCAGCTACGGGAAAAATACGGCATCAATGTAGGTGCCATCAAAAGGGGTAATGTCACCATCTATGCCCCTACCCGTGATGAAAAACTATTCCCGCACGATATCATCACCGCCATCGGTACTGAAGCACAACTGGAAGAGTTCAACCGGGTAGTCAATACCCTCAACGTGGAAAGGAGCGATGATGTGGCCAACGACAATGTAGGCCTTACCAGCATCGTGGTAGACGAACACAACGGACTGAAAGGACAAACCATCCGCAGCTCCGGCATCCGTGAAAGAACCAGTGCACTCGTAGTAGGCATCGCACGCGGCAGCAACCGTATACTCAACCCACCTTCTGATATGCCCTTTGAATGGGAAGATGTGGTATGGCTGGTAGGCGACCGCAAAAAGATCGCTGAGTTTAACAGACCTTAG